The Candidatus Methylomirabilota bacterium sequence CATGTGGGAGAGCCGAGCGCTCCCGCTCGGGACCTGGCGCCAACCGGGCCCCGGCTACTTCCCGGTGCTCCTGGCGGCGCTCCTGCTCATCCTGGGCGCGCTCGTCTGGGCGATGGGCGGAGGCGCCGCGCCCGTTGCCGGCGTGGGCTGGGGCGAGGCGCGCCACGCCCTGGTGATCCTCGCTGTCAGCGCGTTCATCTGCCTCGGCCTCGAGCGTCTCGGCTATCGCCTGACCATGCTGTCGGCCCTCCTCGTCCTCGTCTGGCTCGTGGAGCGCAAGAGCCTCCTCGCCGCCGCCGTGTTCGCCTTCGCGCTGTCCTTCGGCTCCTACTATCTCTTCGATACCCTGCTGCGCGTGGCGCTGCCGCGCGGGCCCTTCGGGATCTAGATGGCCGAGACGCTCCAGAACCTCGCGCT is a genomic window containing:
- a CDS encoding tripartite tricarboxylate transporter TctB family protein, whose product is MLTTDRIGGSALCLLALFVMWESRALPLGTWRQPGPGYFPVLLAALLLILGALVWAMGGGAAPVAGVGWGEARHALVILAVSAFICLGLERLGYRLTMLSALLVLVWLVERKSLLAAAVFAFALSFGSYYLFDTLLRVALPRGPFGI